One part of the Gossypium raimondii isolate GPD5lz chromosome 1, ASM2569854v1, whole genome shotgun sequence genome encodes these proteins:
- the LOC105785888 gene encoding glycine-rich protein 2, with translation MGENRMTGKVKWFDDQKGYGFISPDDGGDDLFVHQSSIRSEGFRSLADGEEVEYVVESSEGRPKAVEVTGPNGNPVRGSSRSGRGGGGGGGYGGGSGGYGGGGRRGGYGGGGGGGGGGGAGCYKCGEMGHLARDCGQGGGGGGGRYGGGGGGGGGGGACYNCGGSGHFARECPNSGR, from the coding sequence atGGGTGAGAATAGGATGACCGGCAAGGTGAAGTGGTTCGATGACCAAAAGGGTTATGGCTTCATATCCCCTGACGACGGCGGCGACGATTTGTTTGTTCACCAGTCTTCCATCCGTTCCGAGGGTTTCCGTAGCCTTGCTGATGGTGAAGAGGTCGAGTACGTTGTCGAGTCTTCTGAAGGTCGCCCCAAGGCTGTTGAGGTCACTGGTCCCAACGGCAACCCTGTTCGTGGATCATCTAGATCCGGACGCGGCGGCGGCGGTGGTGGCGGTTATGGCGGTGGATCCGGTGGATATGGTGGAGGGGGAAGGAGAGGCGGTTATGGTGGAGGAggcggtggtggtggtggtggaggcGCCGGATGTTATAAGTGTGGTGAGATGGGCCATTTAGCACGGGACTGTGGGCAGGGTGGCGGTGGCGGTGGAGGCAGATATGGCGGAGGCGGAGGCGGAGGCGGAGGCGGCGGTGCTTGTTACAACTGTGGAGGCTCTGGGCATTTCGCTAGGGAGTGCCCCAACAGTGGTCGCTAA